In a genomic window of Thermogemmata fonticola:
- a CDS encoding dihydrodipicolinate synthase family protein, translating to MRGAIIRGPLIPAVLTPFASDGSLALSQVEQQAALLHADGVRAVFVGGTTGEFSSLTLEERMALAERWLRVGREMGWTVLIHVGANCLADSCAMAKQAQKLGAAGIAMLSPHYLKPASGEALIACCAQVAASAPETPFYYYEIPAWTGVDVPITDWIETAYERIPNFAGVKYTHTDLLGFQWLLQACGGQLQVFYGIDEHLLAAWALGGQAAVGSGYNFATPLFYRLWQAAEKGDLQAARREQWRAARLIRQMMSLGYLASAKELVRLRGVDLGPVRLPLQNLSPEQAAELRRFVTEEGLEHYWGSNGQHLGTR from the coding sequence ATGAGGGGGGCGATCATTAGAGGTCCTTTGATACCCGCAGTGCTGACACCATTTGCCAGCGATGGCTCTTTAGCTCTCTCGCAAGTGGAGCAACAAGCCGCCCTGTTACACGCTGATGGGGTGAGAGCGGTTTTTGTTGGCGGTACCACGGGGGAGTTCAGCTCGCTGACCCTTGAGGAGCGCATGGCGTTAGCTGAACGCTGGCTGCGTGTGGGCCGAGAGATGGGTTGGACGGTGCTGATCCACGTCGGCGCAAATTGCTTGGCGGATAGCTGCGCCATGGCTAAGCAAGCTCAAAAGCTGGGAGCCGCCGGGATTGCCATGCTCAGCCCCCATTATCTCAAACCCGCATCGGGAGAAGCCCTGATCGCCTGTTGTGCCCAGGTGGCGGCCTCGGCTCCGGAGACGCCGTTTTACTACTACGAGATTCCCGCTTGGACCGGCGTCGATGTACCGATAACCGACTGGATCGAAACCGCCTACGAGCGGATTCCGAACTTCGCGGGAGTCAAATACACCCACACCGATCTGCTCGGCTTCCAATGGCTCTTGCAGGCGTGTGGCGGCCAGTTGCAGGTGTTCTACGGCATAGACGAGCACTTGCTGGCTGCTTGGGCGCTGGGAGGACAGGCAGCCGTGGGAAGCGGTTATAATTTTGCTACTCCCCTCTTTTACCGCCTGTGGCAAGCGGCTGAGAAAGGAGATTTGCAGGCTGCCCGGCGGGAACAGTGGCGGGCGGCTCGCCTCATCCGTCAAATGATGTCTCTGGGCTATTTGGCCTCGGCGAAAGAGTTGGTCCGCCTGCGGGGAGTGGACCTTGGCCCCGTTCGTCTCCCCCTTCAGAACTTGTCGCCGGAACAGGCCGCGGAGTTACGCCGTTTTGTGACGGAAGAAGGGTTAGAGCATTATTGGGGCAGCAACGGCCAGCACCTCGGAACCCGATAA